From the Helianthus annuus cultivar XRQ/B chromosome 17, HanXRQr2.0-SUNRISE, whole genome shotgun sequence genome, the window tttgtattataaagttcttttattcattttttctacttaattaagtggtttcttatttaataatatttatcaTTTAGGTGAGGTCGGACAACATGTCGTGCCAGAACAAGTCTCATAAAAAGGATTATTTTGGTTtgagtcaaaacgggttcgggtcaaaccagtgtttaagacaggtcaaataaaattgcgctcgccaaaagagctacattctgtttatatttttataactaaacacaaatttaaattatatatttagggtaaacttgtaatttatcttaaattttaagacatttaagaaaatatataatgcatttgGTACAAGTATTGATGCATTAAAAACCTGTCATTTACCAtttttttctcttgtgatattaatgatttattcaacgaacataaatataactggacccgccttaaataagtttataatcttgtgatattaatgatttatatacctaaataagtttataatctacataagtttataattaacaaattcaaaaaattaatgcaagtctagaaaaaattatatacctaaataagtttataattaacaaattcaaaaaacttgattttggactgatctagcaacttgaatcaaacctcagggacgaatttagtaattttacccattcattaacggaggttctaacgACGTTAATTTgttggactgaaatagcaacagaaactaggctcagggactattttagcaaaaaaagttgattttggactgatctagcaatttgagtcaaacctcagggatgattttagcagtttactctttttttttggaaaattatCAAAACTGACCAACCAACATTACTAAAATGTCACCCTGGATTCCTGCAACATGGGATGTGTCCGTTTGTAAACTTGAAAAGTCCATGATTGAGGAGTTTACACCTGTTCGACAAAGCTGATGCGTCGACAGCCGACTCCTCCCATATACTTGCAGACTTCTCCTATATACTTGGCAGACTCCTCCCATTGGCTCGGCTGACTCTTCCCAACGGCTTGGCGGACTCCTCATATTTTGGCTGACTCCTCCCATTGCTCGGCTGACTCCTCATATTTCTTTTAATTCTATCAAATATTTATATCTATTTAATATAACATAAAACATTACAACATAATTTAAAAATTAGAAATACTAGGGAGaaagcccgtgcgatgcacgacatgcataatagctattgtttgttcgtggtaagacgtctgacacggtcggtgcataacatgtaagacaatacgcctacaaaggggcgtgctaaaactttattaaaccatggaccataagttgtttcttgcaaaacttgccggccaaaaagaagtgaaaaaagatgtcttccaaggaaaaaaaacatgaaacagaAAAAGGAAAAACGCATAAACTCTCGCACGCCTTCCTATCTTATTGGATAACACATAGACCAAAATTTAGCTAACGCATGCCACCGTCATCCCCAATCCCATCACCAGCCAACTGACTGCAGTGAAATAACGAAAAGAAAACTATTAAAAATGGTATACTATGTTTACGTATATATGCATCGAAAAGTAGTACGGGTTTTCATTACTAACACTAAGTGCAGACGGTATACCTTTCACACTGTCAACTGTTTCTTCTGAATCCGAATCTGCATAAGCAGACCTGGGAAGGAAAAGCACGAAACATTTATGTAGACGGTTATCCAAAAATAAATATGCACAATTACATTGTTTATGGAAATCAATCAATTATAGTTGAAAGTTTTTTTGTTGCCTTTCCATTTATAACGACACcaagtttattttttttcaaaaaccaacTTCTCCCCTTATATGTCTTTACACATTCGAAGTGATGCGTTACCAAGTTTTTCTATTCCTAATTTTTTAATGTAGAACAATGCACTTTTATATTTACGAACTCAAGTTTCCGACTGTTGTAGCCTCCTaattttaaaatagagtaaacATATACCAGGTATGTAAATAATATTTCAGATCGAGTAGAAAGGTAAATAGCACATCtttaattaaaatggtttatTAAACAGGGCGCGAATAAATTGTAAGCCGATATATACCTTCCGATCGCTTCAACGCACTTAACTGGTGTCAGTATGGGTAGCACCCCTTTGTCTTTGGCGGGGATCGATGGAGGTATGGAAGAACCAAAGGGCTTACAACCATCCCCATCTAGGAGGACATTCTTGCAGTTGAAGGATTCAAAATGGCCATGATCATAATACGTACACGAATCTAGCTGGAGGGTCTGAGTGCTGCCCACAAGAGAGTTCAAACAATTCGGCAGTGTTGAAATGCTTCCATCAGCGTTCCTTACCATCACCGGAGTGAACTTATCCTGTATGTCAGTGGAATAAAGGTTGTAGACGTGTGACATGCCAGACTCTGCTGTGAGTATACTATGAGCAGTGGTCTTTGTCAAGCGTTGAGCGGTGTCTTCAAAGCAGACAACGACAGCTTCGGCTGTTGAGTAAAACACCTCGAGTTCTAGCCTGAAACTGTGTAAGGTTTATAATTTATTTTCAGTTATAAGCCTGCATGAGAATGGCTACAAATTAATACAACTAAACATTTTTAGAAACAAACCTTGCTTTCGGGAAGACAACGGGGTTTTCGCACCCATCACACCACATATCGTTGTCTTCACGCCCCACACCTTTCATGCAATTCCCACGGCCACATGTCAGCCTGAACCACTCTTGGCTATTGCGTATGCGTTTGACTTCAACATGACAGGTGAATTCAGCACTCTGCATATATTACCAGTATAACTATAAACTTTAACCATTTGATTCAAAAATGATAACCAATATTGTGTTTATCCAAAATGACATATCCTAAGTGTATATTACATTCTAATGCAAACCTGATTTGACCTTAACCAAAATGACATTAGTATATTGTAAACAGAGGTAAAGTTGATGAACATCTTTTTTTAATTGTAAAGTACTTAAACCAAAATAAGGAAAACATTTTGCTTAAGAAAAACTTATTATTTGAAAGCAATACATGTAGTCAAGATTATACCACCATGCCGACATACATCTTTACGCTTCTAATAAACTACTTATTATAGGAATAGTATAATATAGATACCATGAGCCCAACTTTTTTAGCCTTTACGTTGTTTATGTATAATAAATGTTGATTGTATATTatttaaaatatgaaaaaaaGGTTTTTCTAGCACATAAAATTTTAATACAACTTTATGTTTGGCTTTTGTAGCACATAATATTTCGTTATTTTTCATAACCTTGTCATTTTAAAGCCATGTTTATTAATTCAACAATGATCTCTTACTTTCATCAATCACCAACTACTATCAATGTTTTGACATGGCCAAGATCACGGTAAATCATTTTTTGCTATGGAAGCCAACATTAGCATCATTTTTTTGCTATGGAAGGCAACATTAGCTAAATCATTTTTTTGCTATGGAAGCCAACATATGCATATAATAACCTAAATAAAAATACTAactttttaaatgaaaaatcaACCCTGCCTTGGTTCTAGTAACACGCAGATTGCAAGTTGACATTAGAccattagaccatgtgtagtggttaagaaaaataatgcccccaccatgggacATTATCCGATACGTgccagtccagtcagcatggaacgttattgcaaaagtggcgtagtgggaataatgcccaaataatgccccttccaatcattaaacaaaaaaaaaccaaacTAATTTCTCATTGGCCAGTCAAAACCCAGTCAACCCATCACAATCCAAAAGTGGCGTTTTTATAAACACGCCTAAcccattttttttgaaaaataatgcccataatgccctatgtaatggggtggggggcgttttttttttggatttttttcaaaaataatgccccactacggatggtcttaGAGATCAATGGTGTCAAGTGGTAAACAAATTCTATGCATTAGACACTTTGGGCGCTACCACCCATTTACTAACAATCAAAACTGACAATCACAATCAAAACACTAACGTAAccatcaaaaatcaaaaattaaATCATTGCAATTCTAATAAAATTCTTTGAAAATTACCAGAGTGATTGCATGAGTTGAGATTTTAAAGGTTATTCGACTCCTTGCTGAATTGAACGCTCCGGGTTCCATTACCGAACTCCCTTACGTGAAGTCGCCATTTCTGCTACTACTTAAGCCTATGTTAATTAACAAATTTAGATGAAATCATACATCAATAACATATAGTTTGAGATGAATTGATATTCCTCACCGTCTAGGATTTTGCTAAGGCGGCCTTGTGGTGTCCAATTCAACTGCCAATCACAATCAAAATCAATATATGTGATGATGATACACCTTAATAGGCAgtgaaaataaacaaacaaaagcGTTCAGTACTTTAAAAAATCGAGATCAATTTGATACATTGAGCAATACAATATCGATTAACATTGACCTTAACACAAAATCGGCAGACGGCTTCTGGGAAAAGACGGAGGAAGACAAAGAATGGACCAGAATCTTATTCAATTTGAGTTGAGTTGAGTTGTGATTATCATGAATTAAAAAATTGAAGAGAATAATAGAGATATAAAGAATAGGAAACCCTTTCCACTTTCCATTATTAAAAGCCTCACTATAGGGTTCTTTGAATGTTGAGGAATGAAAGGTTTTGTAACCGATGGATTGAGTCCTGGGAATGTCTGATCAGTTTCGACATTACTTCACATTTCTTATATGTATTTATTGTAGCTTTTGTGTGAGTAGGAGGTACATAAGACCTTTCATATGTCATCTTAAATAATGtagaaattttaattttaattcaaTTAATAAATTATGGTTTGAGAGATGTATTAAATGGGATTCAATTTTCATTTAAGCCAATTCAGTTTAATACTATAGGGTCTGTTatcttattttaatttaatattttatgatTAATTGAATAGTTATGTAGAAAGACAACTTTATCCCTAAACTAATCTCATTTAGTATTATACTATAAGCATTAAAACTTGCAATATTATTTTAAGTACTGCATTTAAAACATCATAAATGTTGATTTTAAGACAGAACATGTAACTAAATTTTAGATTATATATAGATAACATAAAACATTACAACATAACTTAAACATTACAACATAACTTAAATATTACAACCTAAAAACATGACATAGCGTGTTATTAAAAAAAAGACACTTAAatataaattttcaaaatttcaaacacCGAAAGGTGTTAAAAGTCCTCCCCGTAAAGCATATCGTAGTCGAGCAGGGCCTCTTGAACACCTTTAGGTGttggaaattttgaaaaattatatttaagtGTCTTTTTTAATAACATGCTATGTCACGTTTTTAGGTTGTAATATTTAGGGACAATTGCATATTTCCGCTTAAAAAACTGCTAAATTGCGTATTTACCCAACTTAAAATTACaattgcatatatccccttccttaactattaaaattgcatatatccccttcCTTAACTAATATAATTGCAAATTTACCTACTTAGGGGAGTACCAATTCAGATGTGGGGCGAAGGCGTGTTTAATTGCATAGCGGAAAGGTTTGGGAAGATCATAGAACAGTCAGAGGCCGATGCTAGAGACTTAAATTTAAACTACGATGTGGTCGGAGTAGTTGTGAGCGATGGAGCTTTTATTAATGAAAGGTTAAAAATATGGTGGAAAGGGACGATGATTGATGTATGGGTATCGGAGGCAGATTACACGTGGCAACCAAAGCTCATACCAGACATGACAAAAGTTAAACAGATGCTACCAAATGAGCTACCGCCGGAGGAGGATCCAACGCCAGAAAAAGAAATGCCGATGAATGTGGACGGCGATGGCATTCCAAAATACGGGGAAGAAATATCGAATGGAGGGAACGATGCGGTAAACGAGACATGGGAACAAATGGGAGTTAATGATGGGAGAGAGAAGGATGTTAATGGGGCGGTTAACAAGGACGCAGACAACGACTGTGGAAGTAGGGGACAGTAGGGCCCAGGTCACACCAGTAAACAAACCTAGTGGGCTAAATGAAGATAAAGGCCCAGCTTAGTAGAGAACCATCTAGGGAGTTTAAAGCCCAACCAAACAGTACTCAAAAGGAAAATCCCAGACCTGAATGTAGACTTATCAGATGAGTCTAGATTACATCCTAAAAGAAGAGCTTTAGGCAAGAAGAAGAAAGTCAGCAAGAGGAGGAATATGGCTACAATAAGAGTGTCGGAAGAAGAAATCAACAGCCTTGATCAAATAGGAACCGGGATTGAAGACGAGTATGAATCAGATTGGGAGGAGGAATCATGTCCGGAAGTAACACACATGGGATTCCCACCGAAATGGAGAAATTGGGTTATGGGGATACTTTTTGCAGGTAGAGGTTCGATTCTTGTAAACGGATCCCCAACTGGGGAATTCCAATATAAGAGAGGTTTACGACAAGGGGATCCGTTGTCACCTTTCTTGTTTATTGTGGCAATGGAGGCTTTACATAATATGATGAAAAAGGCTAGGAGTGTAAATCTGTTTTCGGGGGTCAACCTACCAGGCAACGGCCTGCATATATCACATATGTTATTTGCAGACGACTCAATCTTCGTTAGAGAGTGGAATGAAGATAATGCTAGGAATCTAAAGAGAATACTAAGAATTTTCTACCTCATCTCGGGTTTGAAAGTCAATCCGAGGAAAAGCCAACTGTTTGGTGTGTGCCGATCAGAAACAGAAGTAATTGAAATGGCCTCAATCTTCAAATGTAGAGCAGGTAAGTTCCCGTTTATCTACTTAGGTTTGAAAGTGGGAGCAAATATGAATAGGATAGCAAACTGAAAACAAGTGATAGACACTTTTAATAGAAGATTAACAAACTGGAAAGCGAAAAATCTATCTTTCGCGGGAAGGGTAATCCTAGTTAAGACGGTCCTGGGTAGCCTGCCAAACTACTATTTGTCGTTGTACAAATGTTCGAAAGCTGTGATCAAAGTTCTCGAAAGGATTAGAAGAAAGTTTTTATGGGGAGGGTGCAATGTTAACAACAAAATTAGATGGGTAAGATGGGAAAGAGTAGGGGCATCTAAAGATTTTGGGGGACTTGGAGTAGGCAATATTAGAGATCTAAACTTGGCTCTATTATTAAAGTGGTGATGGCGTCTAAAGATGGAACCAAACCAAATATGGGTCAAATTGTAAAGGCTATACATGTTAATAAAAGAAAGATTAAAGCAATACCGGTGAAAAAAAACATTAACGGGGGTGTGGAAAAATATAGGCGAAATCGACGGCGAATTTGCAAAAAATAACATCAATATAAACAGGTTTTTAAAAAGTAATGTAGGAGTTGGGGATAAAACAATGTTCTAGGAAGACACCTGGCTCGGAAATGAACCGCTGAAGACACGATTTCAAGAATTATATCAGTTGGCAGTGGATAAAAGTGTGTTAGTGATGGAAAACTATAAGTTAAATGGAGGGGGTCGCATATGGGATTGGAAATGGACAAGAGTACCTGAAACAGAAGGAGAAAAACAGCAAATCGAGAATTTGAACGAATTACTAGTGCAGCATCCAATGTCTGTTAACACCGATTATTGATTTTGGAAGGATAGCGATGAAACGAGCTTCACAGTTAAAATGGTAAGGCAATCATTAGCAAAGCAATTTGATTTGAATTCATAGAGCGAAGAGTTTGTATAGAACAAATGGGCATCCAGTAAAAGCAATATGTTCGTGTGGCGAGCATAGACGACAAAATACCAACGGCAGTAGCACTAAGGGAAAGGGGCTTGACATTAACAGATTACAACTATTGTATGTGTCATGCAGCGGAGGAGTCGGCAAATCATGTTCTATTATTGTGCAGCTTCGCGAAATAAGTATGGAAATCAATCTTGGAGTGGCTCAAGTGCCGAACAATAAGTGTAGAAGGTTCCCTAAAACAACTGATACAAGACGTGATCGATCTGCAGAGGAGCCGAAGTAAGAGAAAAGCCATACACGCAATCGTTTTACAAACAATATGGAGCCTATGGAAAACCAGAAACGGGAAACTATTTAGAGGCAAAACGGGAGTCATCCAAAGAACGACGGAGGAGATTAAAGAAGAATCTTATCAATACATCAAACAAAGATCAAAGTTCAACTCAATTCAAAGGCAACAATGGTGGGATTTCAATTTTGTTATGTAATAGCTATAAAGTAATTTTCTTTTCAATGTAACTGTAACTTTTGGCTCCCAATTTCTGGCTGGGAGCTTTGGTTTGTTGAGTGAATAAAGTCCCGTTTGCTATTAAAAAAAACGTATTGCTTTCTATGGACCCCACtcaagctttttttttttttttttttttggaaaattacTAAAATGTCACTTGACCAACCAATATTACCAAAATGTCACCTTGGACTCCTGCAACATTGGATGTGTCCATTTGTAAACTTGAAGAGTCCATGATTGAGGAGCTTACATGTGTCCGACAAAGCTGATGCGTCGACAGCCGACTCCTCCCATATACTTGGCAGACTCCTCCCATATACTTGGCAGACTCCTCCCATATTGGCAGACTCCTCCCATTGGCTCGGCTGACTCTTCCCAACGTCTTAGCGGACTCCTCATATTTTGACTGACTCCTCCTATTGCTCGGCTGACTCCTCATATTTCTTTTAACTTTATCAAATCTTTATATCTATTTAATATAACATAAAACATTACAACATAACTTAAAAATTAGAAATATAACATAAAACATTACAACATAAATTAAACATTACAACATAACTTAGATATTACAACCTAAAAACGTGACATAGCATGTTATTAAAAAAACCACTTAAatataaattttcaaaatttcaaacatTGAAAGGTGTTAAAAGTCCTCCCCGTAAAGCATATCGTAGTCGAGCGGGGCCTCTTGAACACCTTTCGGTGttggaaattttgaaaaattatatttaagtGTCTTTTTTTAATAACATGCTATGTCACGTTTTTAGGTTGTAATATTTAAGTTATGTTGTAatgttttatgttatattttCAATTTTTAAGTTATGTTGTAATATTTTATGTTATAATGTTATATTAAATAGATATAAATATTTTATAGAATTAAAAAAAGTGTGAGGAGTCAGCCGAGCAATGGGAGGAGTCAACCAAAATATGAGGAGTCCGCCAAGCCATTGGGAAGAGTCAGCCGAGCCAGTGTGAGGAGTCTGCCAAGTATATGGGAGGAGTCTGCTAAGTATATGAGAGGAGTCGGCCGTCGACGCATCAGCTTTGTGGGACACGTGTAAGATCCTCAATCATGGACTCTTCAAGTTTACAAACGGACGCATCCCATGTTGCAGGAGTCCGTCCAAGGGCGTATGAGGGTGACATTTTGGTAATGTTGGTTGGTCAAGTGACATTTTGCTAATTTTCCCTTTTTTTTCATGTCAAATTTGAATCACTGACTGACTACTGaagtatcatcgtgtcaccagcgaaatcacccgatcatatccatctccactaggcaattaTGCTTATACACAAATTCAGGAGAAAATctaataaatatgagaaaaaccCCATTGTGGGAATCAAACCATGGCCCTTATGGTCAGTAAGTCTTATCCCACCCCAAAAATTTCACTAGGCTATAATGTCATGGACGACCCCACTCAACTTAAACCTCATAAATATTTTTTAACGCCCAACTAAGTCACCGAATAAGCATTTTGAGATGCTCTCAATCGAGCAAAATGCATCCCCTCCTCCATAACGGTCAGAGTTGGATGCATGCCCAGCCATGAAAGTcaccagttccggggaaaacTCGCCTGCCTGAAAGCCCGCTACAGTAAAACCCGGCTCAGCTCGGTTTCGAACTGGCAACCTCCAGAGAGGCCTAGTTCTAAATATCATTGCCACCACCAATGTCCTTCTATCTGCGCCGCGCAGACATTGTCTTCtgcagttttttttttgtttttccgaagacgtttcattaaaaaaagtCTGCACGAGCTCTTCTTGGTAGAGACTTGGCCTAACCACTTTCAAGATCTTCTAAAGTCTGCAGAGGATTAAAcacaaccaccaccactaccaccaccactcaGCACCCCCCATCCACCACTACCCACCGTCCACATCCAGCACCACTGTCCAGCACCACCAACATCGTCCGtacaccaccaccagtttattttaaaagTCTATGTACATTTAAAAACAACCAACATTGTTCTTGTAGACCGCAGAGGTTTGGTGGATTATACAATGATGGATAATGCCTAGCCTCCTTGTAGAGGTGCCAGGCTCTATCCTGAGCCCACCTCTAAAGAATCATGCTCATGTGGTGGTACAACGACTACCAAGTGACAACTGGCGATAACCTGTGTGTTTCTATTTCCATTTGTTGTATGCTTGGTTGGTTATGAACTATCGCCTTTCAAGAAAATAAAAAGAGTATTGTTTACTTTTTATGCAATTtctttaaatatatttattttttaacaatAAAAATTCTATGAAGTATGGAAAAGGAACAACAAAAACTGTAAAACCCAAAgaataatacaaaaattaaaaattctATGAATTACTAAAAAGGACCAACAAAGACTATAAAACCCAAAGAATAAtacaaaaacaaaagaaaataccAAACAAAACCGATACAATCTAAAGAACTACAATACTAATGTTGAAGTCACACCGTATCATAAGCCTATGTGCTatgtttttttctatattttttcaCTCCACGTCATTGCTACGTAGTCATGAGTTCTCAC encodes:
- the LOC110924211 gene encoding uncharacterized mitochondrial protein AtMg01250-like, coding for MATIRVSEEEINSLDQIGTGIEDEYESDWEEESCPEVTHMGFPPKWRNWVMGILFAGRGSILVNGSPTGEFQYKRGLRQGDPLSPFLFIVAMEALHNMMKKARSVNLFSGVNLPGNGLHISHMLFADDSIFVREWNEDNARNLKRILRIFYLISGLKVNPRKSQLFGVCRSETEVIEMASIFKCRAGKFPFIYLGLKVGANMNRIAN